AGGCCAGTCCTGCCGGTTCAAACAGGCGATGTAGCTGCGGTAGAGGTCGGCGAGATCGGCGCTGTTCATTGTGAGGCTCCCATGCTGCAGACACAACGCAGCAGGAGGCGGATCCGTCTCGCGGCGTCACAGCCGCTTCTCGAAAAACAGATCGGGATACGGGTCGTCGTTGAAGCGCGGAATCTCGCGCCAGCCGGTGTTGCGGTAGAGCTGGGCCGCCTCGGGCAGGGCGCTGTTGGTGTCGAGCCGCAGCAGCGTGATGCCGAGGCCGCGCGCAGCCTGCTCGGTTGCGTCCATCAGGCGCCGGCCGAGTCGCAATCCGCGCGCGGCGGATGCGACCCACAGCCGCTTGATCTCGGCATAGCCGTGATCGGTGCCCTTCAGCCCGACGCAACCGATCGGCAGCGTGTCCGACATCGCGACGAGGAACGTGCCGCGCGGACGGCGCATGTCCTTGGCATCAGGGTCGCGCGACAACGAGACGTCGAAGCCCTGTTTGAAGCGGCGGCCGAGCTCGGCATAGTACTCCCCGAGGCAATAACGGGCCTCATCGCTTTGCGGGTCCATTTCGTTCAGCGTGACGCGCTCGCGCGTCAGCGCGGAGGCAATCAGGTCCATCGCTGCCAGCAGCGCCTCGGCTTGCGAATGTTGCGCAAGGATACCGTCGGCCTGTGCGTTCGACAGCGCCTCATAGGCTGCGAACTCGCGCCGGCCCGCTCGCGTGAGCTTTGCCACGCGCCGGCGCGCATCGTCCTCGCGCGCGGCGGTCTCGATCATGCCTTCCTCTTCGAGGCTGCGGAGCAGGCGGCTCATCAGCCCGGAATCGAGGTCGAGATAGTCGCGGATCTCGGCTACGTCCGAGCGCCCGTGCCCGATCGCGTTGAGCACGCGCGCCGCGCCGAGCGGCCGGCCGCGCCCCAGGAATGATGTATCGAGCGCGCCGACGGCGGAAGTGACGGCGCGATTGAAGCGACGGACGCGGGAAACGGGGTCGAGCATGATATCTGACTTTAGTCAGATATCGTCGCCTGTCAACCGAGTGACTGACCGGGCCGCAATCGAGCGCCTCTTTGTGAGTTGTGCCCTCGCTGTGAGCGGCTACCATGCCCGCTCCCCGGAACTCGATCAGCAGCACAGCAAGCGGAGGCGACATGAGCGGGCAGGATCACAAGGTGAAGGGATCGGACCTGTTTGTCGCGGCGCTGGAGAACGAAGGAGTCGACCGCATCTTCGGTGTGCCCGGCGAGGAGAATCTCGATCTGGTCGAATCGCTGCGCACCTCGAGGATCGAGCTGGTCCTGACCCGCCACGAGCAGGCCGCCGCCTTCATGGCTGCCACGTATGGGCGGCTGACCGGCAAGCCTGGTGTGTGTCTGTCGACGCTTGGACCCGGCGCGCTCAATCTGTCGACCGGTGCAGCCTATGCGCATCTCGGTGCGATGCCGATGATCCTCGTTACCGGCCAGAAGCCGATCATGAGCAGCCGGCAGGCGCGCTTCCAGATCGTCGACGTGGTCGCGACCATGAAGCCGCTGACGAAATTGTCGCGGCAGATCGTCAGCGCCTCCAGCATCCCGACCGTGGTGCGCGACGCCTTTCGCGTGGCGATGGAGGAGCGACCGGGGCCCGTGCACCTCGAGCTGCCCGAGGACATCGCCGGAGACGAAGTGTCGCCGATCCCCGTGATCCCGGTTCATCCGATCGAAATCCCGGTCGCCCATCGTGCCGCGCTCGACCGTGCCGCCGCGATGATCCTGGCCGCGAAACGTCCGCTGGTGATGATGGGCGCTGCGACCAGCCGGCCGCGGTCGACGCATGGCATCGCAAGCTTCGTGCGGCGGACCGGCATTCCCTTCTTCACCACGCAGATGGGGAAGGGCACCGTGCCCGGCGGCACCAATCTCTACATGGGGACTGCCGCGCTGTCGGAACGCGACTACGTTCATGACGCGATCGATGCCGCCGACCTCATCGTCGCGATCGGCCACGATCCGATTGAGAAGCCGCCTTTCATCATGGGGCCGTCGGGCCCGAAGGTGATTCACGTGAGCTACACGCCAGCGAGCGTCGAGCTGGTCTATTTCCCCGACGCCGAGGTCGTCGGTGACGTCGGCCCTAGCCTGGAGCTGCTCGCTGACCGGCTCGAAGGCAAGCTGCCGCAGGCCGCGGCCCTGTTGCCGTTGCGCGAGGAGATCCTCGCGCACATCGCCGATCGCGCCACCGAGGCGCGCTGGCCACCGACGCCGCAGCGGATCGTGCACGACATCCGTCAGGTCATCCCAGAGAACGGTATCGTCGCGCTCGACAACGGCATGTACAAGATCTGGTTCGCGCGCAACTACCGCACCCGCGTCGCCAACACGCTGCTGCTCGACAATGCGCTGGCGACCATGGGCGCGGGCCTGCCCTCCGCCATGATGGCCGCGATGCTCTATCCGGACCGCCGCGTGCTCGCGGTCGCCGGCGACGGCGGCTTCATGATGAACAGCCAGGAGATGGAGACCGCCGTCCGCCTCAAGCTCAATCTCGTCGTGCTGGTGCTGGAAGACAACGCCTACGGAATGATCCGCTGGAAACAGGCGGTCGATCAATTCGCCGATTACGGCATGACCTTTGGCAATCCCGACTTCGTCCAGTACGCGAAGGCCTATGGCGCCAAAGGGCATCGCATCGCGAGCATCGACAGTTTCGGCCCGACGCTCGACGCCGCCTTCAGGGAAGGCGGCGTGCACCTGGTCTCGATTCCAATCGACTATTCGGAGAACGTGCGGGTGCTGGTGGACGAATTGCGCGCGCATGAGAAAGCAAAGGCGTGACATCTTCGGTCTCGTGCCCCGGACGCTGCGCAGCGCCTCTTCGGCGATGCGCTGCAGAGCCGGGGCCCATGCATCAGCGAACCGTATCGCCTGCTGGGTCCCGGCTCTGCGCCGCAACGCTGCCGCGCTGCAGCGCGTCCGGGACACGGAGTGGTGCACGACACTTGTCTCTCGCACTCTGATCGCCGACACTCGCAACTCAACCAATCACAGGAAGCAGAAAATGACTCGCGTTCGTTGTGTCACCGAGATGGGCATGGGCGTCGACGTCCACGGCAGGGATGCCACCAAGGCGGCGAAGCGTGCGGTGTCGGATGCCATCAGGCATTCGAGCCTCGGCTTCTTCCGGATGATCGGCAAGACCGCGAACGACATGTTCGTCGATGTCAGGATCGGGGTGCCCAACCCCGAAGCGGTGGACAAGGAAGCCGTTGCGAAGGAGCTGCCCTACGGCACGGTGACCGTCACCGCGGTCAAGGGCGGGCTGGAGATTCCTTCGGCCACGGAAGTGGCGAACGATCCCATCCTCATCGCCAACGCCGCCGTTATCGTCAGCTTCGACAAGGACTAGGCCGGTGTCCGACCGCGATGAGGCGCTGCTGGATCGTCCGATCTGGAGCGCGCTGACGACCAGCCACAAGCATCTGGCTGAAGGCGGCCCGCGGGCGCTGCGCTATCCCGTCGACATGACGCCGTTTGCCGACATGATCGACATGTCCGCGGCCAGCTTTGCCGCGCTCGGCGATCTCATGTCGCGCTCGCAGGTCGCCGTGCTGTTCACGCCGGAGCCGGTCGACGTGCCCGCCGGCTTCAAGGTCGTGCTCGCCGAGACCGGCGAGCAGATGATCGGCTCGCCGGCCGATAGCCCGCTCCGCGATGCCGAGATCGTCACGTTGGGCGCCGCCGACGTGCCGGCCATGATGGCATTGACGGAGCTGACCAAGCCGGGTCCGTTCGCGGCGAGGACGCACCAGCTCGGTACGTTTCTCGGCATCCGCATCGGCGGTGAGCTGGTTGC
This genomic stretch from Bradyrhizobium daqingense harbors:
- a CDS encoding bifunctional helix-turn-helix transcriptional regulator/GNAT family N-acetyltransferase, whose protein sequence is MLDPVSRVRRFNRAVTSAVGALDTSFLGRGRPLGAARVLNAIGHGRSDVAEIRDYLDLDSGLMSRLLRSLEEEGMIETAAREDDARRRVAKLTRAGRREFAAYEALSNAQADGILAQHSQAEALLAAMDLIASALTRERVTLNEMDPQSDEARYCLGEYYAELGRRFKQGFDVSLSRDPDAKDMRRPRGTFLVAMSDTLPIGCVGLKGTDHGYAEIKRLWVASAARGLRLGRRLMDATEQAARGLGITLLRLDTNSALPEAAQLYRNTGWREIPRFNDDPYPDLFFEKRL
- a CDS encoding acetolactate synthase large subunit, translating into MSGQDHKVKGSDLFVAALENEGVDRIFGVPGEENLDLVESLRTSRIELVLTRHEQAAAFMAATYGRLTGKPGVCLSTLGPGALNLSTGAAYAHLGAMPMILVTGQKPIMSSRQARFQIVDVVATMKPLTKLSRQIVSASSIPTVVRDAFRVAMEERPGPVHLELPEDIAGDEVSPIPVIPVHPIEIPVAHRAALDRAAAMILAAKRPLVMMGAATSRPRSTHGIASFVRRTGIPFFTTQMGKGTVPGGTNLYMGTAALSERDYVHDAIDAADLIVAIGHDPIEKPPFIMGPSGPKVIHVSYTPASVELVYFPDAEVVGDVGPSLELLADRLEGKLPQAAALLPLREEILAHIADRATEARWPPTPQRIVHDIRQVIPENGIVALDNGMYKIWFARNYRTRVANTLLLDNALATMGAGLPSAMMAAMLYPDRRVLAVAGDGGFMMNSQEMETAVRLKLNLVVLVLEDNAYGMIRWKQAVDQFADYGMTFGNPDFVQYAKAYGAKGHRIASIDSFGPTLDAAFREGGVHLVSIPIDYSENVRVLVDELRAHEKAKA
- a CDS encoding Lin0512 family protein; this encodes MTRVRCVTEMGMGVDVHGRDATKAAKRAVSDAIRHSSLGFFRMIGKTANDMFVDVRIGVPNPEAVDKEAVAKELPYGTVTVTAVKGGLEIPSATEVANDPILIANAAVIVSFDKD
- a CDS encoding GNAT family N-acetyltransferase, with the protein product MSDRDEALLDRPIWSALTTSHKHLAEGGPRALRYPVDMTPFADMIDMSAASFAALGDLMSRSQVAVLFTPEPVDVPAGFKVVLAETGEQMIGSPADSPLRDAEIVTLGAADVPAMMALTELTKPGPFAARTHQLGTFLGIRIGGELVAMTGERMKPGKFTEMTAVCVHPDYRGRGYAQALLAAVARQIEARGEFPFLHVFSHNTSAIALYQRQGMTIRRRLHITVLMKQE